From a single Seriola aureovittata isolate HTS-2021-v1 ecotype China chromosome 18, ASM2101889v1, whole genome shotgun sequence genomic region:
- the st6galnac4 gene encoding alpha-N-acetyl-neuraminyl-2,3-beta-galactosyl-1,3-N-acetyl-galactosaminide alpha-2,6-sialyltransferase → MKSLMLRWLCLVSLSLPLLLWFVHVITRDGPSPPVQSTGLRGYMRINPGRKEQFLNIHCSHCALVSSSGQMLGAAAGEEIDKIGCVFRMNNAPTQGYEKDVGSRTSIRVVSHTSVPLLVKNEHYYFQQLADTTYVFWGPDRNMRQDGKGRIFNALLKIAKKYPKVRIYAVTREKIQYCDSVFQNETGKNRMKTGAFLSTGFFTMILAIDMCDTIHVYGMIDDNFCSRANHSVVPYHYYEQNRINECRMYKVHEHTQRGGHRFITEKAIFAKWATRRKIEFKHPSWSL, encoded by the exons ATGAAATCCCTG ATGCTCCGCTGGCTTTGCCTGGTCAGTCTGAGCCTTCCTCTGCTGTTATGGTTTGTGCATGTGATCACACGGGACGGTCCATCGCCTCCTGTGCAAAGCACCGGGCTAAGGGGCTACATGAGGATCAACCCCGGCAGGAAGGAGCAG TTTCTGAACATACACTGCAGCCACTGTGCCTTGGTCTCCAGCTCAGGTCAGATGCTCGGTGCCGCCGCTGGTGAAGAGATTGACAAGATTGGATGCGTTTTCCGGATGAACAATGCACCCACACAGGGATATGAGAAGGACGTTGGGAGCCGCACCAGTATCAGGGTTGTGTCTCACACCAGTGTGCCCCTGTTGGTAAAAAATGAGCACTACTACTTCCAGCAGTTGGCAGACACTACGTATGTGTTCTGGGGTCCTGACAGGAACATGAGGCAAGACGGGAAAGGACGCATATTTAACGCTCTCCTGAAAATAGCAAAGAAGTATCCAAAGGTCAGAATCTACGCCGTGACCAGAGAGAAGATTCAGTactgtgacagtgtgtttcAGAATGAAACTGGAAAAAACAG AATGAAGACGGGGGCATTTCTCAGCACTGGATTTTTCACAATGATTCTGGCAATAGATATGTGTGACACAATCCATGTCTATGGGATGATCGATGATAACTTCTGCAG CCGGGCCAATCACAGTGTTGTTCCTTACCACTACTATGAGCAAAACCGGATCAATGAGTGCAGGATGTACAAGGTCCACGAGCACACGCAACGCGGGGGCCATCGCTTCATCACCGAGAAGGCCATCTTTGCGAAATGGGCGACACGGCGTAAAATCGAGTTCAAACACCCCTCTTGGAGCCTCTGA